One uncultured Caproiciproducens sp. DNA segment encodes these proteins:
- the rpsH gene encoding 30S ribosomal protein S8 encodes MQITDTIADLLTRIRNANSAKHDSVDIPASNMKKAIVQILVDEGYVKNYTVTEDGKQGIIKVNLKYGENKTSAINGLRRVSKPGLRIYSNAEELPKVLKGLGVAIISTSKGIMTDRQARKENIGGEVLAFIW; translated from the coding sequence ATGCAAATTACAGATACAATTGCTGATTTGCTCACCCGTATTCGCAATGCAAATTCTGCAAAGCACGATTCGGTTGACATTCCCGCTTCCAACATGAAAAAGGCCATAGTGCAGATTCTTGTTGATGAAGGATATGTTAAGAATTATACGGTAACAGAGGACGGCAAACAGGGCATCATTAAGGTGAATCTTAAGTATGGCGAGAACAAAACCTCCGCCATCAACGGTCTGCGCAGAGTCAGTAAGCCAGGCCTTCGTATCTATTCCAACGCAGAGGAACTGCCAAAGGTCTTAAAGGGCCTCGGCGTCGCCATCATTTCTACTTCTAAGGGCATCATGACCGATCGTCAGGCCCGCAAAGAGAATATCGGCGGAGAAGTCCTCGCATTTATCTGGTAA
- the rplW gene encoding 50S ribosomal protein L23, translating to MTAQDIIIRPIITEKTMAGIGMKKYTFEVAKDATKIDIARAVETLFGVKVSKVNTLHVRGQMRRQGKSEGYTPSWKKAYVTLTAESKTIEFFEGMM from the coding sequence ATGACAGCACAGGACATTATTATCCGCCCCATTATCACTGAAAAAACCATGGCCGGTATTGGCATGAAAAAGTACACCTTTGAAGTTGCCAAGGATGCCACAAAAATCGATATTGCAAGAGCGGTTGAAACCCTCTTCGGCGTGAAAGTCAGCAAGGTAAACACCCTGCATGTAAGAGGCCAGATGCGCCGTCAGGGCAAGAGCGAGGGCTATACTCCTTCATGGAAAAAGGCTTACGTCACTCTTACAGCTGAAAGCAAAACAATCGAATTTTTTGAAGGCATGATGTAA
- a CDS encoding type Z 30S ribosomal protein S14, with translation MAKTSMKIKQQRVAKFSSREYNRCKICGRPHAYLRKFGICRICFRELAHKGEIPGVKKASW, from the coding sequence GTGGCCAAGACTTCTATGAAAATCAAGCAACAAAGAGTTGCGAAATTCTCATCTCGCGAATACAACAGATGCAAAATCTGTGGCAGGCCGCATGCCTACCTTCGCAAGTTCGGAATTTGCCGTATATGCTTTAGGGAACTTGCTCACAAGGGCGAGATTCCGGGCGTGAAAAAGGCCAGCTGGTAA
- the rpsQ gene encoding 30S ribosomal protein S17: protein MSDRNIRKAEVGKVVSNKMDKTIVVAIENRVKHPLYNKIIKRTVKLKAHDENNECTIGDRVRVMETRPLSKEKRWRLVEILEKAK from the coding sequence GTGAGCGATAGGAATATTAGAAAAGCAGAGGTTGGCAAGGTCGTCAGCAACAAGATGGATAAGACTATCGTCGTTGCAATAGAGAACAGAGTAAAGCATCCGCTTTACAACAAAATTATAAAACGTACCGTGAAGCTGAAGGCACATGATGAGAACAATGAATGCACAATCGGTGACCGCGTGCGTGTGATGGAGACCCGTCCCCTCAGCAAAGAGAAAAGATGGCGTCTCGTCGAGATTTTAGAGAAAGCCAAATAA
- the rplP gene encoding 50S ribosomal protein L16: protein MLLPKRVKYRKVHRGRMTGKCYRGNKVTYGDFGLQALQPAWITSNQIEAARVAMTRYCKRFGQVWIKIFPDKPITQKPAETRMGSGKGSPEYWVAVVKPGRVMFEIGGISEETAREALRLASNKLPIKCKFVKKEETGGEQ from the coding sequence ATGCTGTTGCCTAAACGTGTAAAATATCGCAAGGTGCATCGCGGTCGTATGACCGGTAAATGCTACCGCGGTAACAAGGTAACTTACGGCGATTTCGGCCTTCAGGCCTTACAGCCGGCGTGGATCACCTCAAACCAAATAGAAGCAGCCCGTGTCGCCATGACACGTTACTGCAAAAGATTTGGTCAGGTATGGATAAAGATTTTCCCAGACAAGCCAATCACCCAGAAGCCTGCTGAAACCCGCATGGGCTCCGGTAAAGGTTCCCCTGAATACTGGGTCGCAGTCGTGAAACCGGGCAGAGTCATGTTTGAAATCGGCGGAATTTCCGAGGAAACTGCGAGAGAAGCTTTGCGTCTGGCGTCAAACAAACTGCCGATTAAGTGCAAGTTTGTTAAGAAGGAAGAAACGGGTGGTGAGCAGTAA
- the rplN gene encoding 50S ribosomal protein L14, translating into MIQQQTYLNVADNTGAKQLMCIRVLGGTGRRYANIGDVVVASVKKAAPGGTVKKGEVVKAVIVRTAFGVRRDDGTYIRFDENAAVLIKDDKNPRGTRIFGPVARELRDKDYLKILSLAPEVL; encoded by the coding sequence GTGATACAACAGCAGACTTACCTCAACGTTGCCGACAACACCGGCGCGAAGCAGCTTATGTGCATCCGCGTTCTCGGCGGTACCGGCAGAAGGTATGCCAATATTGGTGACGTAGTTGTCGCTTCTGTTAAAAAAGCGGCCCCGGGCGGCACTGTTAAAAAGGGCGAAGTCGTTAAGGCAGTCATTGTTCGCACTGCTTTTGGCGTCCGCCGTGATGATGGAACATATATCCGCTTTGACGAAAATGCGGCTGTCCTCATCAAAGACGATAAAAATCCGAGGGGAACACGTATTTTTGGGCCTGTGGCCAGAGAATTACGTGATAAAGACTATCTTAAAATTTTAAGTCTTGCCCCCGAAGTGCTATGA
- the rplB gene encoding 50S ribosomal protein L2: protein MPIINYKPTTASRRNMSVTDYSALSKVAPEKNLLTAISNKSGRNSYGRITVRHRGGGNRKKYRIIDFKRQKFDAPGNVLTIEYDPNRSAFIALVQYEDGEKRYIIAPNGLKVGDVVVSGAAADIKPGNALPLENIPTGTFIHNVELYPGKGAQLARAAGNMAQLMAKENGMALLRLPSGELRNVPVNCMATIGQVSNIDHENVKLGKAGRKRHMGWRPTVRGSVMNPNDHPHGGGEGKAPVGRSGPVTPWGKPTLGYKTRSHHNRSDKFIVKRRNGK from the coding sequence ATGCCTATTATTAACTATAAACCTACTACGGCTTCAAGACGTAATATGTCCGTTACGGACTATTCCGCTCTTAGCAAGGTGGCACCGGAAAAAAACCTGCTGACTGCGATCAGCAATAAATCCGGGCGCAACAGCTACGGCAGAATTACAGTTCGTCACCGCGGTGGCGGAAACCGTAAAAAGTATCGTATTATTGACTTTAAGCGTCAGAAGTTTGACGCGCCGGGCAACGTCCTCACCATTGAGTATGACCCGAATCGTTCAGCCTTTATTGCTCTTGTGCAGTATGAGGACGGCGAAAAAAGATACATCATCGCTCCGAACGGCTTAAAAGTCGGCGACGTTGTTGTATCGGGCGCCGCAGCGGATATTAAGCCGGGCAACGCGTTGCCGCTCGAAAATATTCCGACCGGTACCTTTATCCACAATGTTGAGCTTTACCCGGGCAAGGGTGCCCAGCTGGCCCGTGCGGCCGGCAACATGGCTCAGCTGATGGCTAAGGAAAACGGAATGGCGCTTTTAAGACTGCCCTCCGGTGAACTTCGCAATGTGCCTGTGAACTGCATGGCCACAATCGGCCAGGTCAGCAACATAGACCATGAAAACGTTAAGCTCGGCAAAGCCGGACGCAAACGCCACATGGGCTGGAGACCGACGGTCCGTGGTTCTGTTATGAACCCGAATGACCATCCACACGGCGGCGGCGAAGGCAAAGCCCCTGTTGGGCGTTCCGGACCTGTTACCCCGTGGGGCAAGCCGACTCTTGGCTACAAGACTCGTTCCCACCACAACCGCTCCGATAAATTTATCGTCAAGCGTAGAAACGGCAAATAA
- the rplX gene encoding 50S ribosomal protein L24 — protein sequence MNKKVHVKTGDTVVILNGKERGKKGKILAVSPEEGKVIVEGRNMVSKHVKARKMGEQGGIIKAEGALYACKVQVVCPRCGKPTRVSHKIYEDGTKERICTKCGEAL from the coding sequence ATGAATAAAAAAGTTCATGTTAAAACGGGTGACACCGTCGTCATTTTAAATGGCAAAGAACGCGGCAAGAAGGGCAAAATTCTGGCCGTAAGCCCTGAAGAGGGCAAGGTCATTGTTGAGGGCCGCAACATGGTTTCAAAACATGTTAAGGCTCGCAAAATGGGCGAACAAGGCGGTATTATTAAAGCCGAAGGCGCACTGTACGCCTGTAAGGTTCAGGTCGTTTGCCCTCGCTGCGGCAAACCCACACGTGTCTCGCATAAGATTTATGAGGACGGCACCAAGGAACGCATTTGTACAAAATGCGGCGAAGCGCTGTAA
- the rplV gene encoding 50S ribosomal protein L22: MEARAYLKYARISPRKVQIVLDLIRNKPADVAMAILKNTPKAATEYLTKLLKSAMANAENNHNMDVSRLYVAECFVSPGPILKRIRPRAQGRAFQIKKRSSHVTLVLKEKE, from the coding sequence ATGGAAGCAAGGGCTTATCTAAAATACGCCCGTATTTCACCCCGCAAGGTCCAGATCGTGCTTGACCTCATTCGCAACAAGCCGGCAGACGTTGCAATGGCTATCCTCAAGAATACACCAAAGGCCGCTACAGAATATCTGACTAAGTTATTGAAGTCGGCCATGGCTAATGCTGAGAATAACCACAATATGGATGTTTCCAGACTCTACGTAGCAGAATGCTTCGTAAGTCCGGGCCCGATCCTCAAGCGCATCCGTCCAAGAGCGCAGGGTCGCGCATTTCAGATTAAAAAAAGATCTTCGCACGTTACCCTCGTGCTCAAGGAAAAAGAATAA
- the rplR gene encoding 50S ribosomal protein L18, whose protein sequence is MVNKTDTNKARLNRHRRVRGKISGTTECPRLNVFRSTTNIYAQIIDDVKGVTLAAASTLDKDFNGNGGNKDAARKVGELIAKRAAEKGITEVVFDRGGYIFHGRVKELAEGAREGGLKF, encoded by the coding sequence ATGGTGAATAAGACTGACACAAACAAAGCCAGACTTAACCGTCACCGCAGGGTGCGCGGTAAAATTTCCGGCACAACAGAGTGCCCACGCCTGAATGTGTTTCGCTCTACCACCAATATCTACGCCCAGATTATCGACGATGTAAAGGGAGTTACTCTTGCAGCAGCTTCCACACTGGACAAAGATTTCAATGGTAATGGCGGAAACAAAGATGCCGCACGCAAAGTTGGCGAGCTTATTGCCAAACGTGCCGCTGAAAAGGGCATAACCGAGGTCGTATTTGACCGCGGCGGCTATATTTTCCACGGCCGCGTCAAAGAGCTGGCCGAAGGCGCCCGTGAGGGCGGCCTCAAGTTCTAA
- the rplE gene encoding 50S ribosomal protein L5: MARLKEYYQKDVAPAMMKKFSYKSVMQIPKLDKIVINVGAGEAKENAKVIDAITTDISTITGQKPMICKAKKSVANFKLREGMDIGVKVTLRGDRMYEFLDRLFNVALPRVRDFRGINANSFDGRGNYNMGIKEQLIFPEIEYDKIDKVRGMDICFVTTANTDEESRELLTLMGAPFAK; encoded by the coding sequence ATGGCAAGACTGAAGGAATATTACCAAAAGGATGTCGCGCCCGCAATGATGAAAAAGTTTTCTTACAAGAGCGTTATGCAGATTCCAAAACTTGATAAGATCGTCATCAACGTAGGCGCCGGCGAAGCAAAAGAAAACGCAAAAGTCATTGACGCCATTACAACTGATATTTCCACAATTACCGGCCAGAAGCCGATGATCTGCAAGGCGAAAAAATCAGTTGCAAACTTCAAGCTCCGTGAGGGCATGGATATCGGCGTAAAAGTAACACTCAGAGGCGACAGAATGTATGAGTTTTTAGACAGACTCTTCAATGTTGCTCTCCCGCGCGTAAGAGACTTCAGAGGGATCAACGCGAACTCATTTGACGGCCGTGGCAATTACAATATGGGCATTAAAGAGCAGCTGATTTTCCCTGAAATCGAATACGATAAAATTGACAAGGTCCGCGGAATGGATATTTGTTTCGTAACGACCGCAAACACCGACGAGGAATCCAGAGAGCTCTTAACACTCATGGGCGCCCCGTTTGCGAAATAA
- the rplF gene encoding 50S ribosomal protein L6, producing MSRIGRKPINIPAGVTVQVDGNVITVKGPKGTLTQKIHHNMSVSVNESEVLVTRPDDEKENKSLHGLTRTLIHNMVVGVTEGFKKDLDVLGVGYRVLKQGKNLVMNLGYSHQVIVPEIDGISIECPTANKIVISGPDKQQVGQFAAEVREKRPPEPYKGKGIRYTGEFVRHKEGKAGKGAKK from the coding sequence ATGTCGCGAATTGGAAGAAAACCCATAAATATTCCCGCTGGCGTCACCGTTCAGGTTGACGGCAACGTCATCACGGTCAAGGGACCGAAGGGCACGCTTACGCAGAAGATTCACCATAACATGAGTGTTTCTGTAAATGAAAGCGAAGTGCTCGTAACACGCCCTGACGACGAAAAAGAGAACAAATCCCTGCACGGTTTAACCCGTACGCTGATCCACAACATGGTTGTAGGTGTTACGGAGGGCTTTAAAAAAGATCTTGACGTTTTGGGCGTCGGCTACCGTGTATTAAAACAGGGCAAGAATCTTGTGATGAATCTTGGTTATTCTCATCAGGTTATTGTTCCTGAAATCGATGGTATTTCCATCGAGTGCCCAACTGCTAACAAAATCGTAATATCGGGCCCGGATAAGCAACAGGTTGGTCAGTTTGCCGCAGAAGTGCGTGAAAAACGTCCGCCGGAGCCGTACAAGGGCAAGGGTATTCGATACACTGGCGAATTTGTCCGCCATAAGGAAGGCAAAGCCGGTAAGGGCGCTAAGAAGTAA
- the rpsE gene encoding 30S ribosomal protein S5, with protein sequence MARIDATSMDLKEHVVAINRVSKTVKGGRIFKFAALVVVGDGNGTVGFGIGKSGEVPDAIRKGIEDAKKNLIKVAMRGSTIPHEIIGAYGAGRVLMKPAAPGTGVIAGGPVRAVVEAIGIRDIRTKALRSNNPCNVVRATLDGMSKLRTAAEVAATRGKSVKDIL encoded by the coding sequence TTGGCTAGAATTGACGCAACATCTATGGATCTCAAAGAACATGTAGTTGCTATTAATCGTGTATCTAAGACCGTAAAAGGCGGACGTATCTTCAAGTTTGCTGCTCTTGTAGTAGTAGGCGACGGAAACGGTACAGTCGGTTTCGGTATCGGAAAGTCGGGCGAAGTTCCCGATGCAATCCGCAAGGGCATTGAAGACGCGAAAAAGAACCTGATTAAGGTTGCAATGCGCGGCTCCACCATTCCACACGAAATCATCGGCGCATACGGTGCCGGCAGAGTTTTAATGAAACCTGCTGCTCCCGGTACCGGCGTTATTGCCGGCGGTCCGGTTCGTGCGGTTGTCGAAGCGATTGGCATCAGGGATATCAGAACAAAGGCCCTGCGTTCCAACAACCCATGTAATGTAGTCAGAGCAACCTTAGACGGCATGTCTAAGCTGCGTACAGCCGCTGAAGTCGCTGCAACACGCGGCAAGTCTGTAAAAGATATTTTATAA
- the rpsS gene encoding 30S ribosomal protein S19: protein MGRSIKKGPYVQPVLLKRIQAMNAAGEKKIIKTWSRASIIFPDFVGHTIAVHDGRKHVPVYVTEDMVGHKLGEFAPTRTFKGHSGSKTSAPTR, encoded by the coding sequence ATGGGCAGAAGCATAAAAAAGGGTCCTTATGTTCAGCCTGTGCTGCTTAAAAGGATTCAGGCAATGAACGCGGCCGGCGAAAAGAAAATCATCAAGACATGGAGCAGAGCCTCCATCATTTTCCCTGATTTCGTTGGTCATACAATCGCGGTCCACGACGGCCGCAAACATGTTCCGGTATATGTGACGGAAGATATGGTAGGACACAAGCTCGGTGAGTTTGCGCCAACCAGAACCTTTAAGGGACATTCCGGTTCAAAAACATCAGCGCCGACAAGATAA
- a CDS encoding adenylate kinase, with translation MNLILLGAPGAGKGTQAEVICGRFNIPAISTGNIIREALKSGTEMGVRAKSFMDAGKLVPDEVVIGIIQERLANDDCSNGFVLDGFPRTIPQAEALDKMGIRIDRVIDIEVPDETIVLRMSGRRVCESCGASYHLLYKKPDVEGVCSKCGGTLVQRKDDHPDTVKERLNVYHEQTEPLKDYYSKQGKLCTVEGQEDVANTTKLILAALEA, from the coding sequence ATGAATCTGATTCTTCTCGGCGCCCCCGGCGCCGGCAAGGGCACGCAGGCAGAAGTTATCTGCGGGCGTTTTAACATTCCTGCGATTTCTACGGGCAATATTATCCGTGAAGCGCTGAAAAGCGGCACTGAAATGGGAGTTCGCGCAAAATCCTTTATGGATGCGGGAAAACTTGTTCCCGATGAGGTTGTGATCGGCATCATTCAGGAGCGTTTAGCCAATGATGACTGCAGCAACGGGTTTGTTCTGGATGGTTTTCCGCGCACGATTCCCCAGGCCGAGGCTCTGGACAAAATGGGCATTCGTATTGACAGGGTAATCGATATCGAGGTTCCTGACGAGACGATTGTGCTGCGTATGTCCGGACGCCGTGTCTGCGAAAGCTGCGGAGCCAGCTACCATCTGCTTTACAAAAAGCCGGATGTTGAGGGCGTTTGCAGCAAATGCGGCGGCACCCTAGTTCAGCGCAAGGACGATCACCCGGATACGGTGAAAGAGCGCTTAAATGTATATCACGAGCAAACCGAGCCCCTAAAGGATTACTATTCCAAACAGGGCAAGCTTTGCACAGTTGAAGGGCAAGAGGATGTTGCAAATACCACAAAACTGATCCTTGCCGCATTAGAGGCGTAA
- the rpmD gene encoding 50S ribosomal protein L30, translating into MAQLQVKLIKSLIGSKKDQIATAQALGLFKIGDSSVQPENDQTKGKVAKIIHLIEVSKA; encoded by the coding sequence ATGGCACAGCTTCAAGTAAAGCTGATAAAAAGTCTTATCGGCAGCAAAAAGGACCAGATTGCAACCGCCCAGGCCCTTGGTCTTTTTAAAATAGGCGACTCTTCTGTACAGCCTGAAAATGACCAGACCAAAGGCAAGGTGGCCAAGATAATCCACCTCATCGAGGTAAGCAAAGCGTAA
- the rplO gene encoding 50S ribosomal protein L15: MKLHELTAVPGSTKEPKRIGRGHGSGQGKTAGKGHKGQKARAGRGMRPGFEGGQMPLQRRIPKRGFNNVFAKTIVTVNIGTLDKFEDGSVVDTQALIDSGIVKTCCDGIKILGNGNLTKKLMVKVTAYSEAAKQKIETAGGKAEVI, translated from the coding sequence ATGAAGTTGCATGAACTAACTGCGGTACCCGGTTCCACTAAGGAACCAAAGCGTATCGGCAGAGGACACGGTTCAGGTCAGGGAAAAACTGCCGGCAAGGGCCATAAAGGTCAAAAGGCCAGAGCGGGCAGAGGAATGCGTCCAGGATTTGAAGGCGGCCAAATGCCTTTGCAGAGGCGTATCCCAAAAAGAGGTTTCAACAATGTTTTTGCTAAAACCATTGTCACTGTGAATATTGGCACACTCGATAAGTTCGAAGACGGCTCCGTGGTTGACACACAGGCGTTGATTGACTCGGGTATTGTTAAAACATGCTGTGACGGGATTAAAATTCTTGGTAACGGCAATTTGACAAAGAAATTAATGGTAAAGGTTACTGCTTATTCCGAGGCTGCGAAGCAAAAGATAGAGACCGCGGGTGGGAAGGCAGAGGTGATCTAA
- the secY gene encoding preprotein translocase subunit SecY has protein sequence MFNTIKNAWAIPDLRKKILFTLFIIMVFRFGAVIPVPFLNVTALKGLMTTVDKTGSALSYLDMLSGGAFANGTLFAMSVTPYINSSIIMQLLTVAIPALERLAKEGEEGRKKIGTMTRYVTVGLGLIQGTAYFFYLRNSSYQGVAIAKYTKGWQEVFAAFVIIMAFTAGTALMMWLGEQINQKGIGNGISILLFSGIVARMPHTISMLGQYIQAANQDASTYGKYYFFVPMFAVVFLAVIWVIVFMNDAERRIPVQYAKRVVGRKMYGGQSSHIPIKVGMSGVMPIIFASSILSIPSTIQLFLGNKVTTGFWKSFFDAFSSTGWLYSFVYFLLIIMFAYFYVTIQYNPIEMANNLRQNNGTIPGIRPGKPTSDFIAKILSKITLIGALFLAVIALLPIAYGAATGMRNMSLGGTSILILVGVALETVKQMESQMMMRHYKGFLD, from the coding sequence TTGTTTAATACAATTAAGAATGCCTGGGCCATCCCCGATCTTCGCAAGAAGATTTTGTTTACGCTGTTCATCATCATGGTTTTTCGTTTCGGTGCCGTTATTCCGGTTCCGTTCCTCAATGTTACCGCATTAAAGGGACTGATGACTACGGTTGACAAAACCGGTTCGGCACTGAGCTACCTTGATATGCTGTCCGGCGGCGCTTTTGCAAACGGTACTCTGTTTGCAATGAGTGTTACACCCTATATCAACAGCTCCATTATTATGCAGCTCTTAACAGTTGCAATTCCGGCGCTTGAAAGACTGGCAAAAGAGGGCGAAGAGGGCCGCAAGAAAATTGGCACCATGACCCGCTACGTCACCGTCGGTCTCGGTTTGATTCAGGGTACCGCATATTTCTTCTACCTGCGCAACAGCTCCTATCAGGGCGTTGCAATTGCGAAGTATACCAAAGGCTGGCAGGAAGTGTTCGCTGCTTTTGTCATCATTATGGCGTTTACCGCAGGTACCGCATTGATGATGTGGCTGGGCGAGCAAATCAACCAAAAAGGTATTGGAAACGGTATTTCTATTTTACTGTTTTCCGGTATTGTGGCAAGAATGCCGCACACAATCAGCATGCTCGGCCAGTATATACAGGCCGCGAACCAGGATGCTTCAACATACGGCAAGTATTATTTCTTTGTACCGATGTTCGCAGTGGTTTTCCTGGCGGTAATCTGGGTTATCGTGTTTATGAACGATGCTGAGCGCCGCATCCCTGTCCAGTACGCAAAACGCGTGGTCGGCAGAAAAATGTACGGCGGTCAAAGCAGTCATATTCCGATCAAGGTTGGCATGTCCGGCGTTATGCCTATTATTTTTGCAAGTTCCATTCTCTCAATTCCCAGTACGATTCAGCTGTTCCTCGGCAATAAGGTAACAACCGGATTCTGGAAAAGCTTTTTTGATGCTTTCTCGTCAACCGGATGGCTGTATTCGTTTGTCTATTTCTTACTGATTATCATGTTTGCTTATTTCTATGTAACAATTCAGTATAATCCGATAGAGATGGCCAATAATCTTCGTCAGAACAATGGCACAATCCCGGGAATCCGTCCCGGCAAGCCGACTTCTGACTTTATTGCGAAGATTCTTTCAAAAATCACCTTAATTGGAGCATTGTTTCTTGCGGTCATCGCTCTTTTGCCAATTGCTTACGGCGCCGCAACCGGCATGCGCAACATGTCGCTCGGCGGAACATCCATCCTGATTTTGGTTGGTGTTGCACTTGAAACCGTAAAGCAGATGGAGTCGCAAATGATGATGCGCCACTACAAAGGCTTCCTTGATTGA
- the rpsC gene encoding 30S ribosomal protein S3, whose protein sequence is MGQKINPHGFRVGVIKDWDSRWFAKDNVFGDTLVEDYNLRKVLKKQLYPAGIPKIEIERDASKVRVHVHCAKPGMVIGRGGTEIEKLRLQCESILKKPVTINIVEVKSPDLNAQLVAENIAQQLEKRISFRRAMKQCIGRAMKLGAKGIKTQVSGRLGGAEIARREQYHDGTIPLQTIRADIDYGFAEAATTYGRIGVKVWIYRGEVLVDNRKPRKEGGSK, encoded by the coding sequence ATGGGCCAGAAAATAAATCCCCACGGGTTTCGCGTGGGCGTAATTAAAGACTGGGATTCCCGCTGGTTCGCGAAGGACAATGTTTTCGGCGATACCCTCGTTGAAGACTACAACCTGCGCAAGGTGCTGAAGAAGCAGCTTTATCCGGCAGGCATACCAAAAATTGAAATTGAGCGTGATGCTTCCAAAGTGCGCGTTCATGTTCACTGCGCTAAACCAGGAATGGTAATCGGCAGGGGCGGCACAGAAATTGAGAAACTCCGTCTTCAGTGCGAGAGCATCCTCAAGAAGCCTGTTACAATTAATATTGTAGAGGTTAAATCCCCTGACTTAAATGCTCAGCTTGTCGCTGAGAATATCGCTCAGCAGCTCGAAAAAAGAATTTCTTTCCGCCGCGCCATGAAACAGTGCATCGGCCGCGCCATGAAGCTTGGCGCCAAGGGTATTAAAACCCAGGTGTCCGGTCGTTTGGGCGGTGCTGAAATTGCCAGACGCGAGCAGTACCATGACGGTACAATTCCACTTCAGACAATTAGAGCCGATATCGACTACGGTTTCGCCGAGGCTGCTACAACCTATGGCCGTATTGGCGTTAAGGTCTGGATTTACAGAGGCGAAGTCCTTGTGGACAACCGCAAGCCTCGTAAGGAAGGAGGCAGTAAATAA
- the rpmC gene encoding 50S ribosomal protein L29 — MKASEVRESNVAELESKLKDLKAELFNLRFQLAINQLDNPMRVSAVKKDIARVKTVLREIEIKDSANA; from the coding sequence ATGAAGGCCTCAGAAGTCAGAGAATCCAATGTAGCAGAGCTTGAAAGTAAGCTAAAGGACCTCAAGGCCGAGCTTTTCAACCTGCGTTTCCAACTTGCCATTAATCAGCTCGATAACCCGATGCGTGTCTCCGCTGTGAAGAAGGATATCGCCCGTGTAAAAACAGTTTTGCGCGAGATTGAAATCAAGGACAGCGCAAATGCGTAA